The nucleotide sequence gggctgagggttgtttcatggacgaagcatgggttcggaaacataacattcctttcagaccgttagacaagcctacgcccatgtttgccttagatggtagtcatcttcccagtatcagatttgagacactacctttaaccctcacagtatctggtaaccacagtgagactatttctttttgattttccgttcaccgtttacacctgttgttttgggtcatccctggctagtatgtcataatccttctattaattggtctagtaattctatcctatcctggaacgtttcttgtcatgtgaagtgtttaatgtctgccatccctcccgtttcttctgtccctacttcccaggaggaacctggcgatttgacaggagtgccggaggaatatcttgatctgcgcacggtcttcagtcggtcccgagccaactcccttcctcctcaccggtcgtatgattgtagtattgatctccttccggggaccactcctcctcgaggtagactatactctctgtcggctcccgaacgtaaggctctcgaggattatttgtctgtgtctcttgacgccggtaccatagtgccttcttcttctccggccggggcggggttctttttgttaagaagaaggacggtactctgcgcccctgcgtggattatcgagggctgaatgacataacggttaagaatcgttatccgcttccccttgtgtcatcagccttcgagattctgcagggagccaggtgctttactaagttggaccttcgtaacgcttaccatctcgtgcgcatcagagagggggacgagtggaaaacggcgtttaacactccgttagggcattttgagtaccgggttctgccgttcggtctcgccaatgcgccagctgttttcaggcattagttaatgatgttctgagagacatgctgaacatttttgtttttgtctatcttgacgatatcctgattttttctccgtcactcgagattcatgttcagcacgttcgacgtgttctacagcgccttttagagaattgtctctacgtaaaggctgagaagtgctcttttcatgtctcctccgttacttttctcggttccgttatttccgctgaaggcattcagatggattccgctaaggtccaagctgtcagtgattggcccgttccaaggtcacgtgtcgagttgcagcgctttttaggtttcgctaatttctatcggcgtttcattcgtaatttcggtcaagttgctgcccctctcacagctcttacttctgtcaagacgtgtttgaagtggtccggttccgcccagggagcttttgatcttctaaaagaacgttttacgtccgctcctatcctcgttactcctgacgtcactagacaattcattgtcgaggttgacgcttcagaggtaggcgtgggagccattctatcccagcgcttccagtctgacgataaggttcatccttgcgcttattttctcatcgcctgtcgccatctgagcgcaactatgatgtgggtaaccgtgaactgctcgccatccgcttagccctaggcgaatggtgacagtggttggagggggcgaccgttccttttgtcgtttggacagaccataagaaccttgagtacatccgttctgccaaacgacttaatgcccgtcaagctcgttgggcgttgtttttcgctcgtttcgagtttgtgatttcttaccgtccgggtagcaagaacaccaagcctgatgccttatcccgtctgtttagttcttctgtggcttctactgatctcgaggggattcttccttatgggcgtgttgtcgggttgacagtctggggaattgaaagacaggttaagcaagcactcacgcacactgcgtcgccgcgcgcttgtcctagtaacctccttttcgttcctgtttccactcgtctggctgttcttcagtgggctcactctgccaagttagctggtcatcccggtgttcgaggcactcttgcgtctattcgccagcgctttggtggccgactcaggagcgtgacacgcgccgtttcgtggctgcgtgttcagactgcgcgcagaagaagtctggtaatttttttctgcttctgctcctggtcttgctgggtctcagtctgttccctgccatcgcatctctcctgttcttgttcctgcccttgctgtgtctcagtctgtccctagttctcattttttttttagagtagtaccctagtttccctttttatcgttttcgttacggtcctgaggagaggagttgggttctttctcgggacgtgctggaccgtttgatctatgatttcctccgttgccgccagtgttcctcctcgagagcgccaggaggcgctcggtgagtgggggtactgtcatgttttgtcttatatcatcttgtcattttgcttttccttctgttcgtttccccctgctggtcttattaggttcgttccctttttctatccctctctctcccctccctctctctcctctctctatcgttccgttcctgctcccagctgttcctattcccctaatcatcatttagtcttcccacacctgttcccgatcctttcccctgattagagtccctatttattcctttgtgttccgttcctgtcccgtcggttccttgtttagtattcaccatgctgtgattgtgtttcgccctgtcctgtcgtgtttttgccttcatcagatgctgcgtgtgagcaggtgtctctgtctactacggcctgcgcctacccgaagcgacctgcagtctgtggccgcttctcttgtgattcccctctacagactagaggatttctgttattccctgtttggacttgaataaactctgtttctgttaaatcgcttttgggtcctctatcacctgcatgacaacaacagtataacaacagtataacaggtataacCACATCTCTTCTGGAACAGTCACACCTGAGACACACATTTAAATAGCTAACAGTCACACCTGGGACACACctttaaaacctctctgggatatgtgggacggtagcgtcccacctcaccaacagccagtgaaagtgcagggcaccaaattcaaaacaatagaaatctcataattaaaagtCCTTAAAAGTATtatccaccattttaaagataaacttctcgtgaatccagccacagtgtccgatttcaaaaaggctttatggcaaaagcccaccttgcgattatgttaggtcagcgccaagtcacagaaaaacaaacagccattttccaaagaaggagaggtgtcacaaaagtcagaaatagcgttataaatattcacttacctttgatgatcttcttcagaATGctctcccaggaatcccagttctacaataaatgtttgttttgttcgataaagtattttatttatgtccaaatacctcctttttgttcacgcGTTTAGCCCAGTAGGTTTACCTTGGGGTTTACCTTGGGGTTACAGTAGGGTTACAGTGGGGTTacagtagggttacagtagggtTATAGTAGGATTACAGTAGTGTTACCTTGGGGTTacagtagggttacagtaggATTACAGTAGGGTTACCTTGGGGTTacagtagggttacagtagggttacagtaggATTACAGTAGGATTACCTTGGGGTTACAGTAGGGTTACCATGGGGTTACCTTGGGGTTACAGTAGGATTACAGTAGGATTacagtagggttacagtaggATTACAGTAGGGTTACCTTGGGGTTACAGTAGGGTTACCTTGGGGTTACAGTAGGATTACAGTAGGATTACAGTAGGGTCACAGTAGGATTacagtagggttacagtaggATTACAGTGGGGTTACAGTAGGATTACAGTAGgattacagtagtattacagtagggTTACCTTGGGGTTACAGTAGGGTTACCTTGGGGTTACAGTAGGATTACAGTAGGATTacagtagggttacagtagggttacagtaggattacagtagggttacagtatagtatattacagtgtgttgtaCCTTTGAGTTACAGTAGTGTATGTAGTTCAGGAACATGCTCCGTATCCTCTCTGCCTCGTCATAGCAGCAGTGGGGCACTTGGTTCTCCACGCTCCTCTGAATAGGGGTCCACACACGCTCCGTCCAACGCTTATGGAGCAGCTCTCGCTTACGAAGCTCCGCCCTTTCCTGTTGGCACAGATAACGCTCCAGGTCCtgacaggaagagacagaggcaCAGAATGTTACGATGGAGATAAACTAGTCATGACACCACATAAGGATACAGAACCTTAAAAATACATCAACATATATCAGATCTATAAGCCTGAACTCTTCCACAACTGATTGGTCTAATCAAGGGCTTGATGGTTGGCTGaaaagttgaatcaggtgtgctggcTCTGGAATAGATCACATGCATAGAATGGCCGGGATTCCCAGAGGAGTTGTTGCACAGGATTGTGGTCACCTTGACAACGCCATTCTCTGACAGGATTGTGGTCACCTTGACAACGCCATTCTCTGACAGGATTGTGGTCACCTTGACAACGCCATTCTCTGACAGGATTGTGGTCACCTTGACAATGCCATTCTCTGACAGGATTGTGGTCACCTTGACAAAGCCATTCTCTGACAGGATTGTGGTCACCTTGACAACGCCATTCTCTGACAGGATTGTGGTCACCTTGACAAAGCCATTCTCTGACAGGATTGTGGTCACCTTGACAAAGCCATTCTCTGACAGGATTGTGGTCACCTTGACAAAGCCATTCTCTGACAGGATTGTGGTCACCTTGACAAAGCCATTCTCTGACAGGATTGTGGTCACCTTGACAAAGCCATTCTCTGACAGGATTGTGGTCACCTTGACAATGCCATTCTCTGACAGGATTGTGGTCACCTTGACAAAGCCATTCTCTGACAGAATTGTGGTCACCTTGACAAAGCCATTCTCTGTGTCCAGTAAGGGCTGGGTGATGGCTCTAGCTTCTTGGTTCTCAGATTCTAACTTGACCTGAATGATTGTAGATGAAAAAACACAAACGTGAAAGaaattagtgtgtgtgttcatgtgtggctaagtgtgtgtgtgtatatctgctTGCGtgtggctgagtgtgtgtgtatctgcttgCGTgtggctaggtgtgtgtgtgtgtatctgcttgcgtgtggctaagtgtgtgtgtgtatctgcttgcgtgtggctaagtgtgtgtgtgtatctgcttgcgtgtggctaagtgtgtgtgtatctgcttgcgtgtggctgagtgtgtgtgtatctgcttgCGTGTGgctaagtatgtgtgtgtgtatctgcttgcgtgtggctaagtgtgtgtgtgtatctgcttgcgtgtggctaagtgtgtgtgtgtatccgctTGCGTGTGGCTGAGTGTGTGCAGTACCTGCAGCCTCCTGAAGGAGGTGTGAGAGAGCCAGTCCACCCACGGCCCTCTGGGAGGTCCAGGAAGCCACacctcactcctcctcttctctcctcctcttcggaCGGTCTTCCTGACACTTCTCCATACTCCGCTGGGTACCTGGAACAACACACAGTAGAACATCAACaacagcattaaaacaacaacaacaacaatcagAGGTATACATCATGGGCCATTTCTGGGTCTCAAATGTCTGTAGGACattcctgaggaaaggagttaaGGGAAGGAAGGAAGTCACTTCAGGCTGTTAAGATGCACCCAGACAGGGTTCCCAGACAGGGCTCTCAGACAGGATTCCTAGACAGGGTGGGTTCTCAGACAGGGTTCTCAGAAAGGGTCTAACACAGACATTGTATGAATCACAAATGGTACCctaatccctacatagtgcactacttttgaccagaatcctaATGGTCAAAgtctaaagggaatagggtgccatttgcgatgCCGATATTGAGCATAGTGTCCATGCCCCCATTGAGAGAGATGGGAACCTcaggggaagtgtccatgatgggaacctcaggggaagtgtccatgatgggaacctcagggaagtgtccatgatgggaacctcaggggaagtgtccatgatgggaacctcaggggaagtgtccatgatgggaacctcgggggaagtgtccatgcccccattgagagagatgggaacctcgagggaagtgtccatgcccccattgagagagatgggaacctcgggggaagtgtccatgcccacattgagagagatgggaacctcaggggaagtgtccatgcccccattgagaaagatgggaacctcaggggaagtgtccatgatgggaacctcgggggaagtgtccatgatgggaacctcgggggaagtgtccatgatgggaacctcgggggaagtgtccatgccccCATTGAAAACAAGAGATGGGAACCTcgggggaagtgtccatgccccCATTGAAAACAAGAGATGGGAACCTTgggggaagtgtccatgccccCATTGAGAGAGATAGGAACCTCGGGGGAAGTGTCCATGCGCCCATTGAAAACGAGAGATGGGAACCTcgggggaagtgtccatgcccccattgagagagataggaacctcaggggaagtgtccatgccccCATTGAAAACGAGAGATGGGAACCTcgggggaagtgtccatgccccCATTGAAAACAAGAGATGGGAACCTTgggggaagtgtccatgcccccattgagagagatgggaacctcaggggaagtgtccatgcccccattgagagagatgggaacctcaggggaagtgtctatgatgggaacctcgggggaagtgcccatgcccccattgagagagatgggaacctcgggggaagtgtccatgcccccattgagagagatgggaacctcaggggaagtgtccatgcccccattgagagagatgggaacttcaggggaagtgtccatgatgggaacctcgggggaagtgtccatgatgggaacctcgggggaagtgtccatgatgggaacctcgggggaagtgtccatgatgggaacctcgggggaggtgtccatgatgggaacctcgggggaagtgtccatgatgggaacctcgggggaagtgtccatgatgggaacctcaggggaagtgtccatgatgggaacctcaggggaagtgtccatgatgggaacctcaggggaagtgtccatgatgggaacctcaggggaagtgtccatgatgggaacctcgggggaagtgtccatggtgggaacctcgggggaagtgtccatgatgggaacctcaggggaagtgtccatgatgggaaccttaggggaagtgtccatgccccCATTGAAAACAAGAGATGGGAACCTcgggggaagtgtccatgccccCATTGAAAACAAGAGATGGGAACCTTGGGAGAAGTGTCCATGCCCCCATTGAGAGAGATAGGAACCTcgggggaagtgtccatgccccCATTGAAAACAAGAGATGGGAACCTTGGGAGAAGTGTCCATGCCCCCATTGAGAGAGATAGGAACCTcgggggaagtgtccatgcccccattgagagagatgggaacctcaggggaagtgtccatgcccccattgagagagataggaacctcgggggaagtgtccatgcccccattgagagagatgggaacctcaggggaagtgtccatgcccccattgagagagatgggaatctcaggggaagtgtccatgccccCATTGAAAACAAGAGATGGGAACCTCaggggaagtgtccatgccccCATTGAAAACAAGAGATGGGAACCTcgggggaagtgtccatgccccCATTGAAAACAAAAGATGGGAACCTCGGGTGAAGTGTCCATGCCCACATTGAAAACAAGAGATGGGAACCTCaggggaagtgtccatgccccCATTGAAAACAAGAGATGGGAACCTcaggggaagtgtccatgatgggaacctcaggggaagtgtccatgatgggaacctcaggggaagtgtccatgatgggaacctcgggggaagtgtccatgcccccattgagagagatgggaaccttaggggaagtgtccatgatgggaacctcgggggaagtgtccatgcccccattgagagagatgggaacctcgggggaagtgtccatgcccccattgagagagatgggaacctcaggggaagtgtccatgcccccattgagagagatgggaacctcaggggaagtgtccatgatgggaacctcgggggaagtgtccatgatgggaacctcaggggaagtgtccatgatgggaacctcgggggaagtgtccatgccccCATTGAAAACCAGAGATGGGAACCTcgggggaagtgtccatgccccCATTGAAAACAAGAGATGGGAACCTTgggggaagtgtccatgccccCATTGAGAGATAGGAACCTcgggggaagtgtccatgccccCATTGAAAACGAGAGATGGGAACCTcgggggaagtgtccatgccccCATTGAGAGAGATAGGAACCTCAGGGGAAGTGACCATGCCCCCATTGAAAACGAGAGATGGGAACCTcgggggaagtgtccatgccccCATTGAAAACAAGAGTTGGGAACCTTgggggaagtgtccatgcccccattgagagagatgggaacctcaggggaagtgtccatgccccCATTGAGAGAGATGGGAACCTCAGGTGAAGTGTCCATGCCCCCATTGAGAGAGATGGGAACCTcaggggaagtgtccatgatgggaacctcgggggaagtgtccatgcccccattgagagagatgggaacctcgggggaagtgtccatgcccccattgagagagatgggaacctcaggggaagtgtccatgcccccatgatgggaacctcggggaagtgtccatgatgggaacctcggggaagtgtccatgatggGAACCTCCATGATgggggaagtgtccatgatgggaacctgtccatgatgggaacctcggggaagtgtccatgatgggaacctcaggggaagtgtccatgatgggaacctcaggggaagtgtccatgatgggaacctcaggggaagtgtccatgatgggaacctcgggggaagtgtccatgatgggaacctcgggggaagtgtccatgatgggaacctcaggggaagtgtccatgatgggaacctcaggggacgtgtccatgatgggaacctcaggggaagtgtccatgatgggaacctcgggggaagtgtccatgatgggaacctcgggggaagtgtccatgatgggaacctcaggggaagtgtccatgatgggaaccttaggggaagtgtccatgccccCATTGAAAACAAGAGATGGGAACCTcgggggaagtgtccatgccccCATTGAAAACAAGAGATGGGAACCTcgggggaagtgtccatgccccTATTGAAAACAAGAGATGGGAACCTCaggggaagtgtccatgccccCATTGAGAGAGATGGGAACCTCAGGTGAAGTGTCCATGCCCCCATTGAGAGAGATGGGAACCTcaggggaagtgtccatgatgggaacctcgggggaagtgtccatgcccccattgagagagatgggaacctcgggggaagtgtccatgcccccattgagagagatgggaacctcaggggaagtgtccatgcccccattgagagagatgggaacctcaggggaagtgtccatgatgggaacctcgggggaagtgtccatgatgggaacctcgggggaagtgtccatgatgggaacctcgggggaagtgtccatgatgggaacctcgggggaagtgtccatgatgggaacctcggggaagtgtccatgatgggaacctcgggggaagtgtccatgatgggaacctcaggggaagtgtccatgatggGAAACTCAGGGGACGTGTCCATGATGGGAACCTcaggggaagtgtccatgatgggaacctcgggggaagtgtccatgccccCATTGAAAACAAGAGATGGGAACCTTGGGTGAAGTGTCCATGCCCCCATTGAAAACGAGAGATGGGAACCTcgggggaagtgtccatgccccCATTGAGAGAGATAGGAACCTCGGGGGAACTGTCCATGCCCCCATTGAAAACGAGAGATGGGAACCTcgggggaagtgtccatgccccCATTGAGAGAGATAGGAACCTCGGGGGAACTGTCCATGCCCCCATTGAAAACAAGAGATGggaaccccattgaaaacaagAGATGGGAACCCCATCGAAAACGAGAGATGGGAACCTTgggggaagtgtccatgccccCATTGAAAACGAGAGATGGGAACCTcgggggaagtgtccatgccccCAATGAGAGAGATAGGAACCTcgggggaagtgtccatgcccccattgagagagatgggaacctcgggggaagtgtccatgccccCATTGAAAACGAGAGATGGGAACCCCATTGAAAACGAGAGATGGGAACCTcgggggaagtgtccatgcccccattgagagagataggaacctcaggggaagtgtccatgcccccattgagagagatgggaacctcaggggaagtgtccatgccccCATTGAAAACGAGAGATGGGAACCTcgggggaagtgtccatgcccccattgagagagataggaacctcaggggaagtgtccatgcccccattgagagagatgggaacctcaggggaagtgtccatgaagggaacctcaggggaagtgtccatgatgggaacctcaggggaagtgtccatgatgggaacctcaggggaagtgtccatgatgggaacctcaggggaagtgtccatgatgcgaacctcaggggaagtgtccatgatgCGATGTGAAGGGTGATTGAAGGGTGATGTGAAGGGTGATTGAAGGGTGATTGAAGGGTGATTGAAGGGTGATTGAAGGGTGATGGGAAGGGTGATTGAAGGGTGATTGAAGGGTGATTGAAGGGTGATGTGAAGGGTGATTGA is from Oncorhynchus gorbuscha isolate QuinsamMale2020 ecotype Even-year linkage group LG14, OgorEven_v1.0, whole genome shotgun sequence and encodes:
- the fam228a gene encoding protein FAM228A, whose amino-acid sequence is MPVKDSGAAGLIVFHTSAPLGLLTSTVPSGVWRSVRKTVRRGGEKRRSEVWLPGPPRGPWVDWLSHTSFRRLQVKLESENQEARAITQPLLDTENGFVKDLERYLCQQERAELRKRELLHKRWTERVWTPIQRSVENQVPHCCYDEAERIRSMFLNYIHYCNSKGRPDYSHGHT